The genomic stretch TACAGCTATTGCAGAACTATCAGCAAAATACAAACCACGTAATGTGGTTGCTAGTTGCTAGTTGTTAGTTTTTTGTTGTTGGTTATGGAATGTGGTAATCAAACAGCGAATAAACAAATTAACGAAAAGACAAATCACTCACTATAGTTGTTAGTTATTTGTTCATTTCTGTCACATCGAGCGCAGTCGAGATGCTAACCAAAAACAAATCAACAAATCAACAAATTGACGAATTGACAAAAAAACAAACAACGAACAACAAAGAAAAAGAAGATGCGAGATTCTGAGCAAACCAACAACCAACAACAAAAAACCAACAACGTGAAGCGAAAGCAAACAAAATTCATGCGCCTTTCAGGTTTAGAACCTTTAGTTTTAAACGAAAATAGCAACTTTACAAATGTAGGTGAACGTACAAATGTAGCAGGTTCACGTAAATTCTTGCGACTCATTAAAGACGAAAAATTTGATGAAGCCTTGGCAATTGCCAGACATCAAGTTGATGGCGGAGCGCAAATCATTGACATCAACATGGACGATGGTTTAATAGACGGAAAAGAAGCAATGGTAAAGTTTCTAAACCTTATCGCTGCCGAACCAGATATTTGTCGTGTGCCAATAATGATAGACAGTTCCAAGTGGGAAATCATAGAAGCAGGATTGCAAGTGGTACAAGGAAAATCGGTGGTAAACTCAATCTCTTTAAAAGAAGGTGAAGAAAAATTCATTTGGGAAGCAACTCAAGTCAAACGGTATGGGGCCGCAGTAATTGTGATGGCTTTTGATGAGGTTGGACAAGCAGACAACTACGAAAGACGTTTGGAAATTGTCAAACGTTCGTACGACGTATTAGTAAACAAAGTAGGATTTGCTGAAGAAGATATCATTTTCGACTTAAACATATTTCCCGTAGCTACAGGAATGGATGAACATCGCAGAAATGCAATTGATTTCATCGAAGCAACACGTTGGACGCGCGAAACCTATCCAAATGTAAGTGTAAGTGGCGGCGTGAGTAATGTGTCATTCTCGTTCAGAGGAAACGATACCGTGCGTGAAGCAATGCATTCTGTTTTTCTATATCATGCCATTCAAGCTGGAATGAACATGGGAATCGTAAATCCAGCCATGTTGGAAGTCTATGACGAAATCCCGAAAGACTTGCTGGAACACGTGGAAGATGTAATATTTGATCGCAGAGAAGATGCTACGGAACGCTTGTTAGATCTAGCGGAAGCTTTCAAAGGAGTCAAAAAAGACGATACAGAAGCTGTGCAAGAATGGCGTAGTTATGAATTGCAAGATCGAATCACACATTCGCTCGTAAAAGGAATTGACAAATACATTCTTGAAGACATAGAAGAAGCACGTTTGCAAGCCGAAAAACCAATAGAAGTCATTGAAGGAAATTTGATGATCGGAATGAATGTCGTAGGAGATTTATTTGGTTCAGGAAAAATGTTTCTGCCACAAGTTGTAAAATCGGCGCGTGTTATGAAAAAAGCAGTCGCATACCTAAATCCGTTCATTGAAGCGGAAAAAAAGAAAAATGCCCCTAAATCCCCAAAGGGGACTTTACATTGGAAAACGGCTGATCCTATGCTATACGGTTTGTTGAAAGAGTACGCTAAAAAAATGCGGAATGAACCAACGGAAGCAGAAGCTTTATTGTGGAATGTACTAAGCGGTAAAAAATTAGATGGATATAAATTTAGAAGACAACACATTATAGGAAGTTTTATTGTTGATTTTATCTGCTTAAAATCTAATCTAATTATAGAAGTAGATGGATTAATTCATCAATTGCCTGAAAATAAAATATCAGATGTAACCCGAACTAGATGGTTAGAAGATGAAGGATATAAAGTAGTACGAGTTACAAATAATGAAGTATTATCTAATCTTGACAGTGTATTAGAAAAAGTAACTGACGTACTGGAAGCTTCCCCTTCGGGGACGGGAGGGGCTGGAAAAATTTTAATGGCAACCGTAAAAGGAGACGTTCATGATATTGGAAAAAATATTGTAAGTGTTGTGCTTGGTTGTAATAACTACGAAATTGTAGATTTAGGTGTTATGGTAGCGCCAGAAAAAATCATTGCTGCTGCCAAAGCCGAAAACGTAGATGTCATTGGATTATCGGGTTTAATTACGCCTTCGCTTGATGAAATGGTGTATTTGGCAAAAGAAATGGAACGTCAAAACTTTAGCATTCCACTGCTAATTGGTGGCGCAACAACTTCCAAAGCACATACAGCTGTAAAAATTGATCCTGAATACAAAAATGCGGTAGTTTATGTCAACGATGCATCAAGAGCAGTAACCGTAGTTGGTGATTTATTAAGTAAGAAAAAATCAAAGGAATATCGTGAAAATCTAAAGAAAGATTATGATGAATTTCGTGAGAAATTCTTAAAACGTAAAAAAACAAAATCATATTTTTCATTAGCAACTGCGAGAAAGAAGAAGTATAAAATTGATTGGAAAACAAGCAATATTGTAAAACCAAAAGAACTCGGAATTCAGAAGTTGACTCAGCTAAGTTTAAAAGAATTAGTTCCGTTTATTGATTGGAGTCCATTTTTTAGATCGTGGGATTTACACGGACGTTTCCCTAATATTTTAACAGATGCTATTGTTGGCGAACAAGCGACGCAATTATTCGCAGATGCGCAAGAAATGATTAAAGAAATCATTGCGAAACAATCATTAAAAGCAAAAGCAATTTTTGGATTGTTTGAAGCAAATACCATCAACGACGACGATATTTCTATTCAGAAGAATGGAAAAGAAATTGCTGTTTTTAGAACGCTTCGTCAACAATCGGAAAAACGTGCGGAAGTTCCAAATATTGCATTGGCAGACTTTATTGCGCCAAAAGAAAGTGGAAAGCAAGATTATATGGGCGCGTTTTGTGTTGCCATATTTGGTGTAGATAAATTAGCAAATAGTTACAAGAAAAAAGAAGATGATTACAATGCAATTATGGCGCAAGCTATTGCAGACAGATTTGCAGAAGCTTTAGCAGAATATTTACACAAACAAGTTCGAATTAAACATTGGAGTTACGGAATTGATGAAGAGTTAACCAACGAAGACTTAATTAAGGAAAATTATAAAGGAATTCGTCCTGCGCCAGGATATCCGGCATGTCCAGATCATTTGGAAAAAGAAACCATTTGGGAATTGCTCGATGTAGAAAAAGTAATTGGCGTTACGTTAACGGAAAGTTTAGCAATGTGGCCAGCCGCCGCAGTTTCGGGTTATTACTTTGGAAATGAAGAAGCGAAGTATTTTGGATTGGGAAAAATTACCCAAGATCAAGTAGAAGATTTTGCAAATAGAAAAGGAATATCAGTAGAAAAAGCACAAAAATGGTTGCATCCAGCGATAGCGGATTAACCCGCGTTAGTGATAGCAGCACTTCGACTACGCTCAGCACAGGCTTATCCTTTTTAAAACTTTGAACTCGTCATTACGAGGAGGAATCGACGAAGTAATCTGTTTCATGAATGCACAGATTGCCAAGAGTTCTCTAATTTTTTTGTAATGACAATTGTTTAAAAAGATATAGCGGATAGCACGGTAAACGCCCAAAAGAAAGTTAAAAGTTAAAAATTAAAAGTGAAAAGTGCGCTGCATTGAGCGAAGTCGAAATGAAAAGTTGAAAGTGAAAAAAACAGATCAACAAATCAACGAATAACAAAGAAAAATATACAAATGTAGATTCCCGTTTTAACGGGAATAAAATCTAAAGGATTCAATGAAAGTAACAGAACATATCACCAATGCAGACGGAAAAACAATGTTTTCCTTTGAAATATTACCGCCATTAAAAGGACAAGACATCAAATCAATTTTTGATAATATTGATCCGTTAATGGAATACAAACCACCATTTATTGACGTCACGTATCACCGAGAAGAATATACATTTAAGGAATTGGGCAACGGATTGTTGAAAAGACAAGTCGTAAAAAAACGTCCAGGAACAGTTGGAATTTGCGCGGCGATTCAGAATAGATATCAAGTAGATGCGATTCCACATATTTTGTGTGGCGGATTTACGAAAGAAGACACTGAAAATTTTTTGATTGATCTTGATTTTTTAGGAATTGACAATGTGGTTGCTTTGCGTGGCGATGCAGTAAAAAGCGAAACTTATTTTAAGCCAGAAAAAGAAGGACATCAATATGCTTCCGAATTGGTAAGTCAAATACAGGAGTTAAATAATGGGAAATATTTGGATGAAGAATTGCAAAACTCATCTCAAACAAATTTCTGTGTTGGTGTTGCAGGTTATCCTGAAAAACATATGGAAGCACCGAGTTTAGATTCGGACATTCATTTTTTGAAAAAGAAGATAAAAGCTGGCGCGGAATATATTGTAACACAAATGTTTTTTGATAATGAGAAATTCTTTGCATTCGTAGAAAAATGTCGAAAAGAAGGAATTACAGTGCCAATTATTCCAGGATTAAAACCGATTGCGACGCGGAAACAATTGAATATGATTCCACATCGTTTTCATGTTGATTTACCCGACGATTTAATTATGGGTATTGTACGTTGTAAAGATAATAAAGAAGTTCGCCAGGTCGGAATTGAATGGTGTACGCAGCAAAGTAAAGAATTAATTAAAGCTGGCGTACCAATTTTGCATTACTATTCTATGGGAAGGTCGAGCAATATTGAAGCGATTGCGAAAGCGGTATTTTAAAAAAAAAGTGTCAAATTGAGCGCAGTCGAAATTCAATAGAAATAAAGATGTTCTTTAGATTCTCGACTGCGCTCGAAATGACAACAATTAAGACTTTTTTGACAGCCTCTTTTACTGTATAATTAGATTGAAATATTAGCAATCATTCATAGTAGCTTGAAACAATCCACAATTTAGATTTCCATAACATCTTGTGGCATTAATAGTTTCACAGAAATTGTTTTCAGATTCGCATAAGTATACAGAATCTCCAAATCCACCTTTTACGCTATCAACATTTAAAGCAGAAACAGCTGTTTTTTTAAGTTTTAATTTTAAAATTGATTTTTTCTTCATGATATGTTTTTTAGGTTAATTATGAAAGTTGACTAAAAATTTTGATCAGTTGGAGTTTGATAAATTTGACAGTTATATTCGTTTCTACAGCGTGTGTAATCGATAGTTTCACAAATATTTACGGATTGGCAAAATAGGGTTCCTCCAATAGTTCCTCCTTTAATCGCATTTGCATTCAATGTAGAAATGGATGCTTTATTTAATGATAATTTTTGAATTGACTTTTTTTTCATGATTTAATTTTTTTTAATTTAATAGAATTTAGCAATAAATTATCTTTCATTTCTATCATAAATATGACAATAAAACTCTCCGTTACATCTTGTGTAATCAATAGTTTCACAGATATTTACTGATTGACAAAATCCGGTTCCTCCAATAGTTCCACCAGTAGCTTTATTAGCGTTTAATGCAGAAATTGAAGCTTTCTTAAGTTTTAATTTTTGAATTGACTTTTTTTTCATGATTTAAGATTTTTTAAGTTGATCGTAAAATACTAAAAACCAAACTGTTTAGTGTCGGTTTTCCATTACTAGAAGTAGGTGTATTCAGTAGTTAACATTATTTTAATAGTTGAAAATATTTAACGTAGTTATCGACAACAAGAAAAAAAACAATAACATAAATTACACGAAAAAAACTACATTTGTCATTGCAATGAGAAATGTAGTTTTTTTAATATTCATCTATTCGTGTTTTTGTGTAGCACAAGAAACACCACAAAAAGGCGCAACGCTAGATGTCAATTATTTTGGCGGAAGCATTGTACGTCATAATGACGATATTTTACACTTAATTTCAGGACATCCAGAAGGTTTCATCATTAGTTACAACCGAAAAACATTTGGGTATGATGATTGGTCAGAATTCTATAACTATCCAGATTATGGTGTTTCTTTAAGTTATCAAAATCTAAAAAATCAATATTTAGGCAAAAATGTTGCGTTGTATGCACATTACAATTTCTACCTTTTCAAACGAAATGTCATATTTCGAATTGGTCAAGGATTTGCGTATACAAACAATCCGTACGACAAAAAGGACAACTTTAGAAATATTGCATTTGGTTCTCGCATCATGAGTAGCACCTATTTAATGCTCAATTATAAAAAGGAAAACATCTTTGACCGATTTGGCTTACAAGCAGGTTTATCGTTCATTCACTATTCCAATGCAAATGTAAAAGCACCAAATACAAGTATCAATACATTGGCTTTAAATGTTGGTGTAAATTATAATTTAGATGATATTTCTCAGATTGAATATCAAAAAAATGATAGCATTCAAAACTTTTCAGAATCAATCAAATATAACATTGTCTTACGTTCAGGAATTAACGAAAGCGACGCCATAGGAAGCGGACAATATGGTTTTACAATTCTTTCTGCGTATGCAGACAAACGATTGGGAAGAAGAAGCGCAATTCAGGTGGGAACAGAAGTCTTTTATTCTAACTTTTTAAAAGAATGGATTCGACACAGATCAATTGCATTTCCTAACGGAGAAGTCAAAGGTGATGAAGATTTTAAGCGTGTTGGCGTATTTGTGGGACACGAATTATTTATCAATAAATTTTCAATAATTACACAATTCGGATATTATGTATACTATCCTGTAGATTTTGAAGGAAGAACCTACATACGCGCCGGAATGAAACGATATATTGGCAAAAAGTGGTTTGTGGTTGGTACGCTAAAATCTCATACGGCAAAAGCAGAAGCCTTTGAATTAGGTGTTGGAATTAGATTGTAAATTAATAGTTTTTAGCATTGAGTTGTAAGTATTGAGATATTAAATTGAGAGCAAAAAATGAAAATTTGTAACAATTAAGATATCAATCAAAAAAACTACAGTCATGAAAAAAAGAGCTATCTATTGTGTGTTAATAGTTTTGTTTATCAGTCAAGCTGGAATTGCGCAAGTTGCTCCTGAGGAGAATATTAAAAAAAATAAGCTTGAGTTAGAAAGCGATTTTGAAAAAAGCCCTAAATTAAAAGGAATCATTTTAGGTGTGCATGGAGCAAGAGAAACAATGTTTGAAATTGGTTATTTTTATTATGATTGGATAGAACAAACATCGGGTAAAATCCCTGCCATTGGCGGACTTGGATATTCAATATCTATAGAAAACTATATAAATCACAACTATATTATTGCGCCAAAAACAGCTATTTGGGTAAATCTTTTATATTTTAATGTTGGAATGAGTTTTCCGTGGTATTTTGATATGGAAAAAAATAATAGTTTCAGAGTCAGACCAGAAATCGGATTCGGTTCAGGAGATTTCAAACTAACATATGCTGTAAATATGGCAATTACAAATAAAGACATGAATAACATAAGTAAACATATGGTTTCTGTCATTTGTTTTTTGAATTTTAACAGAAAAGCAAGTGAAAATAAGCAAAAATGGTAATGTTTTATGATGAATGTTTTAAACCTTAAACCTTGAACCTTGAACCTTGAACCTTGAACCTTGAACCTTGAACCTGAAAAATAACGAATATCGAACAAGGAATTTTGAATATTGAAGTTTGGTTGAAGAAAATAGGTTGTAAGCTAAATCTAAATAGAGAAGCGACAAACAAACGAATCAACAAATCAACAAAGTATAAAATTAGAAGTTTAAAACTTTGGAATAACGAATATTGAACAAAGAATTTTGAATGTTGAAGTTTTTAAACCTTAAACCTTAAACCTTAAACCTTGAACCTGAATTGGAGTGCAATGAAAAAAACATACTACATATTACTACTTATAGCAATTAGTTCTTGCGATAATGAAGATGCAAACGATTGTTTTCAAACGTCGGGAAGTATCATCACCAAAGAAATTCGTGTGAATGATTTCTCCAAAATAGAAGTCAATGAAGGAATTAATTTAGTTTTAAAAGAAGGTTTGAGTCAAGAAATACTGATTGAAACTGGCGCAAACCTAATCAATGAAGTAGAGGCAACTGTGATTGGCGACAAACTATTTTTATACGATCATAACAATTGTAATTACGTGCGCGATTATGGAATTACAACCATTTACGTGACGTCACCAAACATTACGGAAATTCGCAGTAAAACACAATATGAAGTACGTTCTGACGGAATACTAACCTTTCAGAATCTCGCGTTGATATCCGAAAACTTCACAATTGATAATGCAGCTTCTGGGAATTTCAGATTGCAAATGCAAAATCAAGAGTTAAGTATTGAATTCAACAACTTATCAAACTTGTTCATTTCGGGAAGTACAGATCGTTTTAATATCAATTTTCCAGGTGGAAACTCACGTGTAGAAGCGGAAGATTTTACTGCAAACGTAGTTAATATATTTTCTCGCGGAAGCAATGATATCATCATAAATCCACAATTAGAACTTTCAGGAGATATTTACGGAACTGGAGATGTAATTGCGGTAAATCGTCCAGTTTTGGTAACACTTACAGCACATTATATTGGAAGTTTAC from Kordia antarctica encodes the following:
- a CDS encoding acyloxyacyl hydrolase — its product is MRNVVFLIFIYSCFCVAQETPQKGATLDVNYFGGSIVRHNDDILHLISGHPEGFIISYNRKTFGYDDWSEFYNYPDYGVSLSYQNLKNQYLGKNVALYAHYNFYLFKRNVIFRIGQGFAYTNNPYDKKDNFRNIAFGSRIMSSTYLMLNYKKENIFDRFGLQAGLSFIHYSNANVKAPNTSINTLALNVGVNYNLDDISQIEYQKNDSIQNFSESIKYNIVLRSGINESDAIGSGQYGFTILSAYADKRLGRRSAIQVGTEVFYSNFLKEWIRHRSIAFPNGEVKGDEDFKRVGVFVGHELFINKFSIITQFGYYVYYPVDFEGRTYIRAGMKRYIGKKWFVVGTLKSHTAKAEAFELGVGIRL
- a CDS encoding head GIN domain-containing protein, which codes for MKKTYYILLLIAISSCDNEDANDCFQTSGSIITKEIRVNDFSKIEVNEGINLVLKEGLSQEILIETGANLINEVEATVIGDKLFLYDHNNCNYVRDYGITTIYVTSPNITEIRSKTQYEVRSDGILTFQNLALISENFTIDNAASGNFRLQMQNQELSIEFNNLSNLFISGSTDRFNINFPGGNSRVEAEDFTANVVNIFSRGSNDIIINPQLELSGDIYGTGDVIAVNRPVLVTLTAHYIGSLLFQD
- a CDS encoding class I lanthipeptide: MKKKSIQKLSLNKASISTLNANAIKGGTIGGTLFCQSVNICETIDYTRCRNEYNCQIYQTPTDQNF
- a CDS encoding vitamin B12 dependent-methionine synthase activation domain-containing protein, with translation MRDSEQTNNQQQKTNNVKRKQTKFMRLSGLEPLVLNENSNFTNVGERTNVAGSRKFLRLIKDEKFDEALAIARHQVDGGAQIIDINMDDGLIDGKEAMVKFLNLIAAEPDICRVPIMIDSSKWEIIEAGLQVVQGKSVVNSISLKEGEEKFIWEATQVKRYGAAVIVMAFDEVGQADNYERRLEIVKRSYDVLVNKVGFAEEDIIFDLNIFPVATGMDEHRRNAIDFIEATRWTRETYPNVSVSGGVSNVSFSFRGNDTVREAMHSVFLYHAIQAGMNMGIVNPAMLEVYDEIPKDLLEHVEDVIFDRREDATERLLDLAEAFKGVKKDDTEAVQEWRSYELQDRITHSLVKGIDKYILEDIEEARLQAEKPIEVIEGNLMIGMNVVGDLFGSGKMFLPQVVKSARVMKKAVAYLNPFIEAEKKKNAPKSPKGTLHWKTADPMLYGLLKEYAKKMRNEPTEAEALLWNVLSGKKLDGYKFRRQHIIGSFIVDFICLKSNLIIEVDGLIHQLPENKISDVTRTRWLEDEGYKVVRVTNNEVLSNLDSVLEKVTDVLEASPSGTGGAGKILMATVKGDVHDIGKNIVSVVLGCNNYEIVDLGVMVAPEKIIAAAKAENVDVIGLSGLITPSLDEMVYLAKEMERQNFSIPLLIGGATTSKAHTAVKIDPEYKNAVVYVNDASRAVTVVGDLLSKKKSKEYRENLKKDYDEFREKFLKRKKTKSYFSLATARKKKYKIDWKTSNIVKPKELGIQKLTQLSLKELVPFIDWSPFFRSWDLHGRFPNILTDAIVGEQATQLFADAQEMIKEIIAKQSLKAKAIFGLFEANTINDDDISIQKNGKEIAVFRTLRQQSEKRAEVPNIALADFIAPKESGKQDYMGAFCVAIFGVDKLANSYKKKEDDYNAIMAQAIADRFAEALAEYLHKQVRIKHWSYGIDEELTNEDLIKENYKGIRPAPGYPACPDHLEKETIWELLDVEKVIGVTLTESLAMWPAAAVSGYYFGNEEAKYFGLGKITQDQVEDFANRKGISVEKAQKWLHPAIAD
- the metF gene encoding methylenetetrahydrofolate reductase [NAD(P)H]; its protein translation is MKVTEHITNADGKTMFSFEILPPLKGQDIKSIFDNIDPLMEYKPPFIDVTYHREEYTFKELGNGLLKRQVVKKRPGTVGICAAIQNRYQVDAIPHILCGGFTKEDTENFLIDLDFLGIDNVVALRGDAVKSETYFKPEKEGHQYASELVSQIQELNNGKYLDEELQNSSQTNFCVGVAGYPEKHMEAPSLDSDIHFLKKKIKAGAEYIVTQMFFDNEKFFAFVEKCRKEGITVPIIPGLKPIATRKQLNMIPHRFHVDLPDDLIMGIVRCKDNKEVRQVGIEWCTQQSKELIKAGVPILHYYSMGRSSNIEAIAKAVF